The Armatimonadia bacterium sequence CCATGCGGGCACGTGCGGTTGCTCGCGACGCGACCGCAGGTCTTGCAGTACCAGAAGTCGCCCCGGATGCTCACGGCCTTGATGCCAAGGTCCGCGAACTCCGGCTTGTCGAACATCTCAATGGCTTCCTCTTCGCCGTAGTAGTTGCCCACACCGGCGTGGTCGCGACCGATGATGATATGCGTGGCCCCGTAGTTCTTCCGCATGATCGCGTGCATGATGGCCTCTTTCGGGCCGGCATAGCGCATCTCGGTCGGCAGGATGTTCAGGAACACCCGGTCCTTGGCGAAGTAGTGGTCAAGGATCGTCTCGTAGGCCCTGAGGATCACTTCATCGCGGAAGTCGCCCGGCTTCTTCTTGCCGATGATCGGCTGGATGAACAGGCCGTCGTAGAACCCCAGAACGGTCTTCTGCAGGTCCTCATGGCCGGCATGCGGCACGTTCCGGGTCTGGAAGGCGCACACGGTCTCCCAGCCCCTCTCCTCAAAGGCCTTCCGGGTCTCAGCCGGGAACAGGTTGTGCGAGGCATAGGGCCCCCGGTCGTTGTTCAGCAGGTCGATCTCGCCCGCGAGCAGGAAGTCGCCGCGGCTCAGGTAGCCCTTCACACCCGGGTGCGCTTCGTCGGAGGTGCCGAAGACAGCCGTAGCCGCCTGCGCCTTGTCCCACGCGTAGACTTCGCTCAGATGCAGGATCGCTCCAGCCTCCGACTGCCCCTCCTGCACCAGTGCGTAGTCCTTGCCCGTCTCCATCGCATCGGCGCAGGGCACGTCCAGCAGGATTGGTATCGTCCAGGCCACGCCGTTCACCAGGCAGTTCCGCTGGCAGATGCTGTCGAAATCCGCCTTGCCAACGAACCCCTGCAACGGGCTGAACACGCCACGAGCCAGGTTCTGCACGTCTCGGGCAGTGTCGTAGTCGACCGTGACGGTCGGCAGCGACTTCGCCTGCTTCGTGGCCTTCTCCAGAGCCTTTCCCGTCAGTACACGATCGGTCAGCTTGCCACCATGTGCAGCAATCATGGTTCCTTCTCCTGGTTCACTTGGAGGTCCCAACTGGACGCAGGAAGCCTGCGACCCCTGGCCGGGCCTCAGAGATACCCCAAAGCCCGCAGGCGCGCCTTCACCTTCTCAAGATCCTGCTCCGAGTACGGACGCCCCTCCTCCGCCAGCTCATGGGTCGAGACGATGTCGCGCAGCACGTGGACGATGAAGTCGGTCACAGAATCGTACCCGGCTCCTTCGATGGCTGCTCCGATCCTCTCATAGAGCGGACGGGGGATCTTGATGGTAACCTTGTCTGCGCTGTGGGAACGTGCGGGCATCGTGGACACTCCTATAACACTCTTGGTAGAGTACCGGCTTCCCGCAGTGGCGTCAAGGGCAGCAGCCAATCCGCAGCGTCGCCCCTGACCAGGCATCCGCACACCTTGTCAGAGTCCGGCCCGGTGGTATATCTTGCAGCCATGGAAACTAACGGGGCATCGATCGCGTCCCGGTGATCGCCTACACCCACAAGGGGGCCTGCGCGCGTGGGTATCGAACGCTTTGGTGTGTCCATGGACCAGGAGTTGCTCTCGCGGTTCGACGAGCGTATCCACCGCGCGGGCTATACCAACCGCTCAGAGGCTATTCGCGACATCGTACGCGATTACCTGGTACGCGGCGAGTGGACTGCCGGTGACACCGAGGTGATTGGCACCCTCACCCTCGTCTACGACCACCACACTCGGCTGCTCGAGGGCAAGCTCACCGAACTGCAGCATGAGCACCACGAGTACATCCGCTGCAGCACCCACGTCCACCTCGACCACCACAACTGCCTGGAGGTCATCGTCCTCGCGGGACCAGCCGACAAGGTTCGCAGCCTCGCCGAGGAGCTCATCAGCGCCCGCGGCGTGAAGCACGGAGAGCTAACCTGCACCACCACCGGCCGCGAACTAACCTGACACCTGGTGTCAGGTCGCTAACGACCCCTTGAGCTACCCTTGTTGCCTCACACGGCGGCCGCTTCAGTTGCCCGCCGTCTTGCGAATCTCCGTCGTCCCGTCGGCATGCACCAGCACGACCGCCGTCACCGTGGTCCGGGTCCTCCGGATCCGGTCCTCGTTGAAGGGATCCTGTTCGTTCTCGGTAGTGTACGCATAGGGCGCCGTTGCCACAACCGGTGACAGCACACTGGCAGCCGGGGCTACGCCTTGGGCAAAGGCGGTCTGGGGCCTCAGCATCGGCGCCAGGAGCATGCCCAGTACTACCCCTATCGCGACCGCGACAACCGTTCGGATGGCCATCTTGCGCATGGTCAAATCCTCCCAACATGAGCTTCCTTGCACCCGCGCACGGAAACGATCCGCCAACGGGTGCCACTGTTATCGGACACACGGAGCCCGCCAGGGTTGCTCCCAACTTGCCCCAGGAGGTCTCAGCGTCCGAACCACCGAACTCTCCTCCGCTTAGCAGGACTACTACCTCTGGTTGCAGGGAGACCTGTCATGGATATCGGCATCGCCGGCTGGGCCATCGTCCGACGCTTCAAGGATGAGCAGAAGCCACTCGCCTTGCTCGACTTCCCGCGCGTGGCGAAGGAAGAGTTCGGCATCTACCACCTCGAACTCAACAACCTATTCATGGCCTCCAAGGACGAATCCTACTGCGGCGAGGTCGCGGCAGCAACCCGGGAGGCAGGCGTTGCCCTGTGGGGAATGGCCGTCGACGGTACGGGCGACCTGAGCCTGCTGGACGAGGCGAAGCGCCAGGAGTCCCTTGCGAACGCTCTGGCCTACTTCGACATCGCCAGTTGGCTGGGCCTCAAGTACTTCCGCGTCAACACGGGCGGAAGCGCGGAGAGTGGTCCCGACGAGCTGGCGGCCTGCATCAAGAGCTTCCGTGCGCTGGCCGAGGAGGGTGCACGGCGGGGCATCAAGATTGCGACCGAGAACCATGGTGGCCTGGCCACCCAGCCGGATAACATGATCAAGCTCATCCAGGGCGTCGGCCTCGACACCATGGCTTCGCTCCCCGACTACGGCAACTTCGACGACTCCTTCCGCTACGAAGGCATGGCAAAGATCATGCCCTACGCAGTCGGTGTCCACGCAAAATGGAACAAGCGCGACGGTGGTCGCATCGACATCCCGCGGATGGTCCAGATCACCCGCGACGGCGGCTATGACGGCCCCATCTTCATCGAGGACGGCAAGGGCGACGACCATCGCGCCGTGCTGCAACTGAAGGGCGCGCTGATGGCCTGCATGCCCGAGTACGAGGACATCATCTAGACCCCAGGCCCGTGACGCCACGCGACTCCGGTGGTGCAGGGGTCCTGAGCCCCTGTACCACCTCATCCATCCGAGTTCCGGTCACCCTTGCACTTGCACCCCGAACTCCGCGACGGAGGCCACCATGACGCCCATCGCCTTTATGGTTGACGACGGTTGCCCGCTCGTCCATGTGTACCGCGTCCACTGGGTCGAGGTCCACCATCGCGCCCCGGTCACCGAGAGCGGGGCTCCACTCCTCGAGACCATCCCGAACTCCTTCCTGGCCGACTTCTGCGACCTCTGCGAGCACTACGGCGTCCGCGGCAAGTTCAGCATCGTCCCCGCTCCAGGCGGACGGGGCGATATTGTCCGCGGCATCGAGGGGTACCCGCTGGAAGAGACCGTCTGGTGGCTGGACACCGTCAAGGCCCATCTCCTCAAGGGCTTCGACATCAGCCCCGAGGGTCTCACTCACAACCTCGCAATAGACCTGGCCACTGGCAGCACGCTCCCTGTGGGCGAGAACGAGTGGTCACAGACGCAGACCCGCGAAACACTGCGACCCTACCTGATCCGCGGGCTTGAGCTACTCAAGGAAGCGGGCATCGACGCTACCGGCTTCACCTCTCCCTGGGCTTTCGGCATCGACGTCGAGGACGAGTACACGGCAGCCATGATGGATGCCCAGCGAGAGGTCTGGGGCCGCGAGGATAGCTGGTACTTCCTCCACTCGGTCTCCGACAAGCCCTCGCGGCGTCCCTGGGTAGCTCGTCGAGAGGGTACCGGCCGGCTCGTCTCCATCCCTGCGACGGTCCCGGACCTGTGGTGGCGCACGATCAACGAACCCGAGGCAGACCTGACCGCCATTGCCCACCAGGCCTACGAGCACTCCGTCAGAAACGCCGAGGCCGGCGGCATCCCGGTGGT is a genomic window containing:
- the sat gene encoding sulfate adenylyltransferase, with the protein product MIAAHGGKLTDRVLTGKALEKATKQAKSLPTVTVDYDTARDVQNLARGVFSPLQGFVGKADFDSICQRNCLVNGVAWTIPILLDVPCADAMETGKDYALVQEGQSEAGAILHLSEVYAWDKAQAATAVFGTSDEAHPGVKGYLSRGDFLLAGEIDLLNNDRGPYASHNLFPAETRKAFEERGWETVCAFQTRNVPHAGHEDLQKTVLGFYDGLFIQPIIGKKKPGDFRDEVILRAYETILDHYFAKDRVFLNILPTEMRYAGPKEAIMHAIMRKNYGATHIIIGRDHAGVGNYYGEEEAIEMFDKPEFADLGIKAVSIRGDFWYCKTCGRVASNRTCPHGEADQIPFSGTKIRKGIIDGIAPDPRIMRPEVFDVIRSFEDPFVS
- a CDS encoding CopG family transcriptional regulator, giving the protein MPARSHSADKVTIKIPRPLYERIGAAIEGAGYDSVTDFIVHVLRDIVSTHELAEEGRPYSEQDLEKVKARLRALGYL
- the nikR gene encoding nickel-responsive transcriptional regulator NikR — translated: MGIERFGVSMDQELLSRFDERIHRAGYTNRSEAIRDIVRDYLVRGEWTAGDTEVIGTLTLVYDHHTRLLEGKLTELQHEHHEYIRCSTHVHLDHHNCLEVIVLAGPADKVRSLAEELISARGVKHGELTCTTTGRELT
- a CDS encoding TIM barrel protein, whose product is MDIGIAGWAIVRRFKDEQKPLALLDFPRVAKEEFGIYHLELNNLFMASKDESYCGEVAAATREAGVALWGMAVDGTGDLSLLDEAKRQESLANALAYFDIASWLGLKYFRVNTGGSAESGPDELAACIKSFRALAEEGARRGIKIATENHGGLATQPDNMIKLIQGVGLDTMASLPDYGNFDDSFRYEGMAKIMPYAVGVHAKWNKRDGGRIDIPRMVQITRDGGYDGPIFIEDGKGDDHRAVLQLKGALMACMPEYEDII